The following proteins are encoded in a genomic region of Bubalus kerabau isolate K-KA32 ecotype Philippines breed swamp buffalo chromosome 13, PCC_UOA_SB_1v2, whole genome shotgun sequence:
- the HNF4A gene encoding hepatocyte nuclear factor 4-alpha isoform X1 — translation MRLSKTLVDMDMADYSAALDPAYTTLEFENVQVLTMGNDTSPSEGANLNAPNSLGVSALCAICGDRATGKHYGASSCDGCKGFFRRSVRKNHMYSCRFSRQCVVDKDKRNQCRYCRLKKCFRAGMKKEAVQNERDRISTRRSSYEDSSLPSINALLQAEVLSQQITSPVSGINGDIRAKKIASIADVCESMKEQLLVLVEWAKYIPAFCELPLDDQVALLRAHAGEHLLLGATKRSMVFKDVLLLGNDYIVPRHCPELAEMSRVSVRILDELVLPFQELQIDDNEYACLKAIIFFDPDAKGLSDPGKIKRLRSQVQVSLEDYINDRQYDSRGRFGELLLLLPTLQSITWQMIEQIQFIKLFGMAKIDNLLQEMLLGGSSSETPHAHHPLHPHLMPEHMGTNVIVANTMPAHLSNGQMCEWPRPRGQAATPETPQPSPPGGSGSEPYKLLPGAIATIVKPPSAIPQPTITKQEVI, via the exons ACACATCCCCATCAGAGGGTGCCAACCTCAACGCACCCAACAGCCTGGGTGTCAGCGCCCTGTGCGCCATCTGCGGGGACCGGGCCACGGGCAAACACTACGGTGCCTCGAGCTGTGACGGCTGCAAGGGCTTTTTCCGGAGAAGTGTGAGGAAGAACCACATGTACTCCTGCAG GTTTAGCCGGCAGTGCGTGGTGGACAAAGACAAGAGGAACCAGTGCCGCTACTGCAGGCTCAAGAAGTGCTTCCGGGCTGGCATGAAGAAGGAAG CTGTACAGAATGAACGGGACCGGATCAGCACTCGCCGGTCCAGCTACGAGGACAGCAGCCTGCCCTCCATCAACGCGCTCCTGCAGGCTGAGGTCCTGTCCCAGCAG ATCACCTCCCCTGTCTCCGGAATCAACGGCGACATTCGGGCAAAGAAGATCGCCAGCATCGCGGATGTGTGTGAGTCCATGAAAGAGCAGCTGCTGGTGCTCGTCGAGTGGGCCAAGTACATCCCAGCCTTCTGTGAGCTCCCCCTGGATGACCAG GTGGCCCTGCTCAGAGCCCACGCTGGCGAGCACCTGCTTCTCGGAGCCACCAAGCGCTCCATGGTGTTCAAGGATGTTCTGCTTCTAG GCAATGACTACATCGTCCCTCGGCACTGCCCGGAGCTGGCAGAGATGAGTCGAGTGTCTGTGCGCATCCTTGATGAGTTGGTGCTGCCCTTTCAAGAGCTGCAGATTGATGACAACGAGTATGCCTGCCTCAAAGCCATCATCTTCTTTGACCCAG ATGCCAAGGGGCTGAGTGACCCAGGCAAGATCAAGAGGCTGCGTTCCCAGGTGCAGgtgagcctggaagactacatcAACGACCGCCAGTACGACTCGCGTGGCCGCTTCggcgagctgctgctgctgctgcccaccCTGCAGAGCATCACCTGGCAGATGATCGAGCAGATCCAGTTCATCAAGCTCTTCGGCATGGCCAAGATCGACAACCTGCTGCAGGAGATGCTGCTGGGAG GGTCCTCCAGTGAAACACCTCATGCCCACCACCCCCTGCACCCTCACCTGATGCCGGAACACATGGGCACCAACGTCATTGTTGCCAACACGATGCCTGCTCACCTCAGCAACGGACAGATGTGTGAGTGGCCCCGGCCCAGGGGGCAGGCAG CTACCCCTGAGACTCCACAGCCTTCACCGCCTGGTGGTTCAGGGTCCGAGCCCTACAAGCTTCTGCCCGGAGCTATTGCCACCATCGTCAAGCCCCCCTCCGCCATCCCGCAGCCGACCATCACCAAGCAAGAAGTCATCTAG
- the HNF4A gene encoding hepatocyte nuclear factor 4-alpha isoform X2, whose amino-acid sequence MRLSKTLVDMDMADYSAALDPAYTTLEFENVQVLTMGNDTSPSEGANLNAPNSLGVSALCAICGDRATGKHYGASSCDGCKGFFRRSVRKNHMYSCRFSRQCVVDKDKRNQCRYCRLKKCFRAGMKKEAVQNERDRISTRRSSYEDSSLPSINALLQAEVLSQQITSPVSGINGDIRAKKIASIADVCESMKEQLLVLVEWAKYIPAFCELPLDDQVALLRAHAGEHLLLGATKRSMVFKDVLLLGNDYIVPRHCPELAEMSRVSVRILDELVLPFQELQIDDNEYACLKAIIFFDPDAKGLSDPGKIKRLRSQVQVSLEDYINDRQYDSRGRFGELLLLLPTLQSITWQMIEQIQFIKLFGMAKIDNLLQEMLLGGSSSETPHAHHPLHPHLMPEHMGTNVIVANTMPAHLSNGQMSTPETPQPSPPGGSGSEPYKLLPGAIATIVKPPSAIPQPTITKQEVI is encoded by the exons ACACATCCCCATCAGAGGGTGCCAACCTCAACGCACCCAACAGCCTGGGTGTCAGCGCCCTGTGCGCCATCTGCGGGGACCGGGCCACGGGCAAACACTACGGTGCCTCGAGCTGTGACGGCTGCAAGGGCTTTTTCCGGAGAAGTGTGAGGAAGAACCACATGTACTCCTGCAG GTTTAGCCGGCAGTGCGTGGTGGACAAAGACAAGAGGAACCAGTGCCGCTACTGCAGGCTCAAGAAGTGCTTCCGGGCTGGCATGAAGAAGGAAG CTGTACAGAATGAACGGGACCGGATCAGCACTCGCCGGTCCAGCTACGAGGACAGCAGCCTGCCCTCCATCAACGCGCTCCTGCAGGCTGAGGTCCTGTCCCAGCAG ATCACCTCCCCTGTCTCCGGAATCAACGGCGACATTCGGGCAAAGAAGATCGCCAGCATCGCGGATGTGTGTGAGTCCATGAAAGAGCAGCTGCTGGTGCTCGTCGAGTGGGCCAAGTACATCCCAGCCTTCTGTGAGCTCCCCCTGGATGACCAG GTGGCCCTGCTCAGAGCCCACGCTGGCGAGCACCTGCTTCTCGGAGCCACCAAGCGCTCCATGGTGTTCAAGGATGTTCTGCTTCTAG GCAATGACTACATCGTCCCTCGGCACTGCCCGGAGCTGGCAGAGATGAGTCGAGTGTCTGTGCGCATCCTTGATGAGTTGGTGCTGCCCTTTCAAGAGCTGCAGATTGATGACAACGAGTATGCCTGCCTCAAAGCCATCATCTTCTTTGACCCAG ATGCCAAGGGGCTGAGTGACCCAGGCAAGATCAAGAGGCTGCGTTCCCAGGTGCAGgtgagcctggaagactacatcAACGACCGCCAGTACGACTCGCGTGGCCGCTTCggcgagctgctgctgctgctgcccaccCTGCAGAGCATCACCTGGCAGATGATCGAGCAGATCCAGTTCATCAAGCTCTTCGGCATGGCCAAGATCGACAACCTGCTGCAGGAGATGCTGCTGGGAG GGTCCTCCAGTGAAACACCTCATGCCCACCACCCCCTGCACCCTCACCTGATGCCGGAACACATGGGCACCAACGTCATTGTTGCCAACACGATGCCTGCTCACCTCAGCAACGGACAGATGT CTACCCCTGAGACTCCACAGCCTTCACCGCCTGGTGGTTCAGGGTCCGAGCCCTACAAGCTTCTGCCCGGAGCTATTGCCACCATCGTCAAGCCCCCCTCCGCCATCCCGCAGCCGACCATCACCAAGCAAGAAGTCATCTAG